Below is a genomic region from Brassica oleracea var. oleracea cultivar TO1000 chromosome C9, BOL, whole genome shotgun sequence.
ATCAGGTTATCCGCTGGCATCGTCATGTTCACTCCCTTGAACATGAATGTTATTGTCGGCACCGTGATTTTCCCTGAGTAACACGTGTCGAAACCTCCGAGTGACGTCACTACGGCGGTACGTGGCTTCACGCGCTTCCTGAACTCGTTCCTCACCGCCTCGTAAACCGGCTTAGATAACCGCGTGTAGACGGTACCTGCAAATCAGATGCCCGGTTAGCCGGTTAAGAAGATCCTATCCTAAATACATTTGGTATTTATTAGTCAAGAAAACCGATATTAAACCGATTTTAAGTCTTACGGATGCAAAATCCAAACCGGAACTGTCTTAGATTCAAACGGAAAACCAATAATTAAAAATCTAAACCGAAACCAAACCGGATTGCAAAATGTTATTTCGTACCGGAGTCAAAGATGGTTCCCGCGCCAGTGGTGGGATTAAAAGCAATAGCTGCCGGCGGTATATCGACGACTTTCTTAGCAACGCGGATCGCAACGAGGTTGACGTAGTACAAAGAAGACCTCCTCGGGTTTCTCAGGAGTTGCGTGTACTTCACGCGCACGGGCTGGGCGGTGGGGCCGAGTCTCAGCGATCCAGAGAAGGCCAGAGACCTGAAACTCGGCAGACAGTACGAGAACGTGGACTTGTAAAGTGACTGAGCCTGTGACATGAGTGATAATGGGCCTCGTCCTAGGCCCAATAAGCCTTGTGGAGGAGGGACGGTTCCTCCGCCGGCGACCTTGTTGACGCAACCGAAGGTGAAGGCATTGATCGGATCCGCGGCGAGGCGGATGGTGTCCTGAGAGAGGTTAGCGGCGATGGAGGAGCTTCCGTAGGTGAGGTTGAAAGAGCACGCGCGTGATCCGCACGTGGGGTTGGGTACCTGTTAACAAGCGTGTTCACGTGAGTTAGTAGTGCAATGTGTCGTGTCGGTCTGGTTTAGTGAGTGTTCTGTAATCCCGTGAATTATTTTTCAGACTTTTGGGTGGAATAATCAAATTATTAACCACATGGGACCTCACTATCTGTGAAAAAAACTTTTTCACCAACAATAAAATTTAAATAGTGTTCAAATTATTTCTTTTTTAAAATATTTAGTCAAATAAATTCTAGATCTGAAAACTACTAGTTTGAATATAATTTCCTTGTTTGGACTACAATATTCTCATGCTTAGATCTTTAAGATGAAAACAAGTTGCAGGTTGCTACTACTATAATACGACTAAAAAGTTTATGCTACTATTATAGTAAGTGACATACATGAGCCAAAAATGTTAAGTCGATTATGGAGCATTAATGAAGCTACGAAAATGTTATAAAATAGTGTGAAGAATACAATTATAATCAAAAACATTCTATGGAACATATTTATTATTTATATCTGAAGGTGTGTTTATTATACCTGCTTACACTGAGGAGCACTGCAGCTGACGTTCTTGAAAGTGGTGGACTTGGCCGGAGAAAAGGCGGTGGTTGAAGGACAGCCAACGCAGCCGGAGCAAGGCAACCAAGCCACGTCGCTGCTCGTGTCCATGGCTAAGAGTAGAGACTGAGCTGGTGTACCTATCTTAGCCTTGACAATGTACGTTGTGCTCTGCAACATTTGACGCCCTGAGGCGACAGGAACCACAGATCTCCCGGCGACGAGGCTTGTCAAGTACTGGAGACGGGCCTGGTCTTGAGCCAGAGTCTTGAGTACACGCGCTTCCCATGAGAGCGGGGATGAAGATTTGAAGGGTGAGCAAGGGCTGTCTATGTGGAAAATCCTTAGGGTAGAGCCTTGGTCTTGAGTGCTGGTGAGGTCACAGTTTGGGTGGTTTAACCCAAGTGCTAGTGGAATGATGAAAAGAAGTTGGAGGAATATAACCAGAGTGGTCATTGTATTGTATGTGTTGGGTTGGATGGGATATTAGTTGGTGGTGGCATGAGAGGGTATATATAGTGGGCTGAGCTACGAAATGACCAAGTAGTACAACAAAACCAAACTTATATTAAAACTATATGAAACAAATCAAGGATTTATTCCACTTATCATAAGGTTATGAGTTCGAAGTACAACGGCGGTGTCAATAGGATTAACTTAAGCTCTCGCTTCTAGTTGGAAGAGATTAGTTACTTTAACCGTGGAGTCTTTACCATAACACGAGCTCTTTTGTCCTTACATGTGGTTTATTCATAATAGTAAATGGGGTATGCTTTCAAATATCCAACAATTCACATTAAAAAAAGAGTATATGCCCGCAGCATGCGAACCGGTGAAACTTTGGTGCTGGTATGGCCACAATTATTCACCATGCTATTATTTATCTTTTCTTTTCCTTTGTGAAATTGGTGTCGGCCAACAGTGTATTTCTTCATCTGTTTCTTTACTCTTCCGGTAGTGCAAAAGATACTTTCTTGTGATTTCCACTACTTTGGTGGGGTATTTGTTATTGATGGGCAAAGTAGTATAATAAACATGCCTGTCTTGCAATTGGTATAAAATAGAAAATGGTTTCTGAATTCTGAGATATATTTTCCTTTGAAAATATATATATTTTATTTAACAGATGGGTTTATGCACAGATTGGGCTGATCACATGTGGCCCGATGTGATTCACACTCATTGTTAACTATTCTTAATCCATGTACGGAATATTTCGAAAAAACCATGTTGTTTTTTTATTAGTATTTTGAGTAATTATTTAATGTAGTAAATACAAAAAAAAAATGCAATTTTACTCCTTCTCTGTCACTAACACGATTCTACGATTTCTAGGTCAAAAAGGAAATCCCACTAATCACGCAAAAACATAATTTTGCGGTAATGATTGTAGATAATTTTTTTCGCTAATGTAGATGTTGTCGCAAAAGAGGAGCTCATTCTTTTTTAATGAGAATCACTTTACTAACTTCAGGATTTTACTCATGAGCTCATTTTCAATTGAAAATAGTGATGTCACTAAAAATTAGCACTCATCAAAAGATAAATGTACATTACATCCATGCACTTAGTACTACACCTGGGCACGGATCAGATATCCGAATTTTTGAAGGTATTTAAGATTTGTTTCGTATGTTACGGATATCTAATTTTTTTTTATTTGATTTGCTTCGGAAAAATACAGATATTCAGAAAAACAGATATCCGAAAAGTAAATAGATATTTGCGGATATTTATGAATACTTACGGATATCTCATATGTTTTGATTAATACAAATAATCTTAAAATTTTGACACAATTTGTTTTGTAAAATTTTTTGCATGATATATATGATAAAAATTAAAAGAAGTAGTGAATCT
It encodes:
- the LOC106319255 gene encoding protein ASPARTIC PROTEASE IN GUARD CELL 2, with the protein product MTTLVIFLQLLFIIPLALGLNHPNCDLTSTQDQGSTLRIFHIDSPCSPFKSSSPLSWEARVLKTLAQDQARLQYLTSLVAGRSVVPVASGRQMLQSTTYIVKAKIGTPAQSLLLAMDTSSDVAWLPCSGCVGCPSTTAFSPAKSTTFKNVSCSAPQCKQVPNPTCGSRACSFNLTYGSSSIAANLSQDTIRLAADPINAFTFGCVNKVAGGGTVPPPQGLLGLGRGPLSLMSQAQSLYKSTFSYCLPSFRSLAFSGSLRLGPTAQPVRVKYTQLLRNPRRSSLYYVNLVAIRVAKKVVDIPPAAIAFNPTTGAGTIFDSGTVYTRLSKPVYEAVRNEFRKRVKPRTAVVTSLGGFDTCYSGKITVPTITFMFKGVNMTMPADNLMLHSSAGSLSCLAIASSPENVNSVVNVIASMQQQNHRVLIDVPNGRLGLARERCS